In Heptranchias perlo isolate sHepPer1 unplaced genomic scaffold, sHepPer1.hap1 HAP1_SCAFFOLD_54, whole genome shotgun sequence, the sequence gaaaggaaattcatgcttgaccaaacttattgaattctttgaagaagtaacagaaatattagaaaagggtaatacagtagatgtaatatatttcgattttgaaaaggccttcgataagttacCACCTTGCAGACTCATGAGTAAGGTCAGTGCAAGTGTAGTCGAggtacaggtagcagaatggatagcaagctggctacaaaaccgaaaacagagagtagggattaaggttAGCTACTTCAAGCAGcgaagggtgggaagaggtattcaacagggatcggtgctgggatcactgttgttcacaatttacattaacgatttggactcatgaatttcaaaatttggggaatTCACAAATCTGGGAGGTGCAGTTAATAGAAAGGCATAATGTGTCAACATGaacgaagacattaataaacttacagaatgggtgtgtaattggcaaattaattttaatatagataagtgtgaggtgatgcattttgggaggtagattaaggaggtcacatattgcttggataataagagtctaaatggagcacTGGAGCAATGGgttctaggggaacagatacaaaattactaaaagtaatgacgcaggttaatagggcgataaaaaaggcaaaccaaacatgGGTTttatttcgagagggatagaattgtaaaGGAGAGCagtaatgttaaatttgtatgtaaccttggttagaccacaattggagtagtgTGCACAGTTCCGGCCTAAATATTATTAAATGGAGAGTAGGCAAAAAAGTTTCAAGAATGATCCCAGGACTGAGGttatataattatcaggaaaggctaaacgggctggggctctttcctctagtaaagagaaggctgagagctaACGTGATAGAGATCTTGAAGAAAATTAACGAATTTGGTCGGgtggacgtggagaaaatgtttccatttgtggtggagtccaaaactagaagttatCAATGtatgatcgtcactaataaatccaatagggaattcaggagtaacttctttacccaaagaataataagaatgtggaacgcgctacctcaaggagtaattgaggcaaatagcatagatgcatttaaggggaagctcgacaaGCACAGTCgggggaaaggaacagaaggttgtGCTGATAGGGTCAGAAAAAGTAGGCGGGAACagttttgtgtggagcataaatgccgaaaggcctgtttctctgctggacACTCGATGTGACTCGATATAAGTATTGGAGGGGTTTAGAATATTGCAATGATTGCTGAGATTTTTTCCCAATTTTATTAATTCCCTGCAAATTTAAAATAACTAAACCCGCGATACATTCTCTGCCGAGATTGTATACATAATACAGGGCATGTGTCGAGTAGAAAGCAAGAAACCCGCCATTTAATTTATTAAAGGGCGAGAGTACATATATTCGCACTGAGCGCCAGATGTGTATCGCAGCTGTTAACAACAGGTAAGGGACCGCGTCCGCCTTTAGATTTAACATAAAAAGAAAATCTGAAGCCACTCGGCCCGTGCGGATTGGACAGTAAATTCTGTTCACTCCATCAGCTCTGTGCTGTTCTAAGTGTGGAGTTTAATGTGACTAatttgtcttttattttattCCTTCACTCTCTATTTTCTGGGTGGAGTGTGAAATAGGTTCGGTTTGGTGGCTAAACATTTAAATGAATGATctgaacattgtttattctgattgtagatTTCTCGGAGACTCAGCGGGAGTTCAGTTGTTAGTTTTCTGATAATTCGGAAGCTGAAGAGGCAACTTACCAAATGAAGAGAGAagacaataaatgaacaacatcaacaaagtgaaaggaagagagagatggaatcTGAGTGTTTAATCACTGCTCCGGGTTTAAGATCATTTGCAGATAACTGTTTATAATTGATCGCGTGGCgtaatggataaggcgtctgatATTGGTTAGTGCGCTTTGATATCAATCAGAAGATTACAGGTTCGAGTTCTACTGCTGTTGCTTTATACACTGGGTGAAAACGTGTCTTACTTTGCCTGGAACTGTTTCACACCCGACCATTTCTAACAGTCCCTGACCTGATGCAACGAAAATACATTAACAAATCGACACAAAAACACACAGCAATTACATTTATGGAACGCCACAGCCCGGCCCCAaccgcttcacatacaatgaattatatCTTAACtatcatagaaggtacagcaaaggaagaggtcatttggcccatcgtaactgtgctgcctctttgaaagagcgatccaattaatcccattctattcccctgttcttttcGCAGAGCTCTGCAAATGTTCAGTGACGGAGTTGATCAATTGTCTCTGTGACGCAATCGATCAGCGCGTTGGGCCATTAATTAAAAATGTTGTTGTAGATTCAAGCCCCTCCAAGGACGGGTCTTTCGAGTTTATTTATAACGTTCACAGTCTGACAATTTCACCTTTTCAATGTGCCTTTTGGCTGCAACGTTGTGTTGAGTACAGGTtaagttcctgcaccccccgcaACAAAAGTCCCGGGAAACCTCTGCCTCCCGCCCATTAACACTCTGGTCACCGGCACCGAGAGATCCGGGATTTCCTcttcctcccgccccattaacacactgatcaccgtcaCTAACAGACCCGAGATCTCCTCTGCTTCCCGCCCCATTTACACAATGGTCACTGGCATCTACATACCCGGAATCCCCTCTACCTCCCTgcaattaacacactggtcaccgtcaCCAACAATCTCGCGATCTcatctacctcccgccccattcaaacactggtcaccggcaccttcaGATCCGGGACCTCTTCTACCTCCCGCCCATTAACACACTATTCTCTGGCACCTACAATCTTCCTATCTCCCCAACCTGGGGGTTCAATTACTAGCCAAATATTATTTTACAACGTGAGATACAAACTTTGACAAACGCTGCAATATGAGTTCATAAATACCCTCAGGTTACAAAGGGTTCAGTGTTTGCAGAATAAACACATCCTGTTATGTAGAATCACGGTCTGGTGGGGAGAGAATCAGACACCGTATGACACATAAATGATTCAGTTCATCGAAAATCTTCATATCTTCTCATTATTtgatgaatttaacaattagaatgaagggatatttcaccacattcttcaactgctttCTGAATTTAGACTGTGTCAccgcataaatacaagtgtttgtgcagcaactcaggagctggagaatgaatcccagttcttgtacaaacACAGGTAGAAATATAGACCGAAAACCCAAAAACCACATCCTGTGCCATATAGTAAACACCATAAACACCACCCATAACAGTATAAAGTTCCCTGATAtagcaaacagtaaaatgatggatttccttcggctcaccatctctgggtctctgggactctccccactgctgtgattccggagtctcctgcgggctctgctggcaaATAAAATGTGCctgacggtgaaagcattgagcagcagaaccaGAACAAATGGGACCCCAGGGGTGAGAATATTATGAATAAATTCAATTGCTCCCCACACCGGGGAAGTTAGAACATTGTCTGTTATATCGCAAAACCAGGGGGAATTACGCGGGGAATATAGACCAgtgaacataaagtaccaggagatgttcttcaaacagctcagcacagtcactgttccgagaaccacagatgccgttttctcggtgcaatatttaattttcagcttctgacaacaaatggccacaaatcgatcaaaggtgaaagttaccgtgaaccagacagaacagtctgtggctgcgaaaagcaggacggcgtggatattacacacgggaatgAAGAACCTGAAATCAAACTGTGCAGGATAAACAATTGGAATGTGTCTGagtatcagatcgatgataacgaccagtagatccgccgctgccatggccaccaggtagtgagtgacacatttggagagaccgcaccttccccgagacaggatcacagtcgtcactaagttaactgtaaggaagggaaatgAAGAGGGAAAATATACATCAGACAGGGCGCCCTGtgtatattagtaccgtctctaagtccactgtaaatattagtaacgtctctggttTCGCTGTAAATGTTTGTACCGTCTCTCGctgcactgtaaatattaatacagtctctggattcacagTAAAAAGTAATACGGTCTCTGGAACCCCACTCAATATTAGTACTCTCtatagatcccctgtaaacattggtACCGTCTGTGTaacgcctgtaaatattagaaccgtccCTGCTCCGCCTGgaattattagtaccgtctccgGAACTTCTGAAAGTATTAGAACTGTCTggttcccctttaaatattagaacagtctctggatccctgataTATATTTGTAACATCGCTGGAAAGCCCATAAATATTAATACCGACTCTTGGtcctcctgcaaatattagtactgtctctggttcCCCTTTCAATTATAGTACCGTCCCTGCATCCTCTACAAATATTGGTAACGTCCCTTTATCccttgtaattattagtactgtccctggtTACCCCAATAAATATTCGTCCCGTTTCTGCATCCCATCTAACTATTAGTACCTGCTTTGCATCtcttgtaaatattcgtaccgtctctggattccctgtaaatattgcacAGTCATTGAATCGCATTGAAAACATCAGTATAgtctctggttcccctttaaatattagaacAATCCCTGggtcccctataaatattagtaccgtctctggaacccccgtaaatatttgtaccgactctggatcacctctaaaatattagtactgtctctggtccTCCTGAAAATATTGGTACTGTCTCAGGTCCCCCTTTCAATAATAGTACCGCCTCTGGGAAAACCTGGAAATATTGGTAGCATATCTGGATCATGTGTAATTAGtagaaccgtctctggatcccctgtaaatattagtaccgtccctgtagccctgtaaatattcgtaccatcTCTAGATCCctggtaaatattagtaccaaatCTGGATTATCTATAAATAGTAGAACCGTCTCTGGTTCCCCTGCAAGTATTCGTACCATCTCTTGATCGCACTGTAGACATTAGAACCATCTTTGGATCCCTATAAATATTCGGACTATCTCTGGAAACCACTGTGAATATTAATGCTCTCTCTGAAATCGCTATAAATA encodes:
- the LOC137315176 gene encoding probable G-protein coupled receptor 139; the protein is MSVFDETTKPTRLQWRNRLARGTYITVFRLKKCRGCEFEPHLEQFNLLLLTFPPEFKGQLVCSLKHLLLRVLMWALEHKGELYDISQVLSAAKCVYNAQDASCHQLFELAVRHKCTCSCPSITIGDFPDSEDFTEDCECIRCLGEPQAQLPAVDFRGPRRADALNLVTTVILSRGRCGLSKCVTHYLVAMAAADLLVVIIDLILRHIPIVYPAQFDFRFFIPVCNIHAVLLFAATDCSVWFTVTFTFDRFVAICCQKLKIKYCTEKTASVVLGTVTVLSCLKNISWYFMFTGLYSPRNSPWFCDITDNVLTSPVWGAIEFIHNILTPGVPFVLVLLLNAFTVRHILFASRARRRLRNHSSGESPRDPEMVSRRKSIILLFAISGNFILLWVVFMVFTIWHRMWFLGFRSIFLPVFVQELGFILQLLSCCTNTCIYAVTQSKFRKQLKNVVKYPFILIVKFIK